The sequence below is a genomic window from Nitrosomonas sp..
GACGATGAGGCCGATATCAAGGATGGGAAAATCTCGATCAGTTCGCCGACCGCGCGCGCTTTGATCGGTAAATATGAAGGTGATATCGCAGAAGTTCAGGCGCCAGGTGGTATTCGGGAGTATGAAATCCTAAGTGTTAAATATATTTGATTTCTGAATAAATTATCAGTCTTGATAACTGCGTTTGGTACGACGCGGTTCGCGTTTTTGTTTTTTAACCGTTTTCTTCTGCTTGTTTTCTTCAGGAGCGGGCCGGTAAATAACAAAAGTCTTGCCGATATGCTGGATAGGTGCGGCATTAAGTGCTTTGCAGATTTTTTCGAGTACTAATTTTCTTTCATTGCGGTCGTCTAGATGTACTTTAACTTTAATTAATTCATGGCTTAGCAACCCACGATCGAGCTCTTCCAGAACGCTATCTGTGAGCCCGGCTTTACCGATAATTACTACAGGATTCAGCGCATGCCCTTGAGCAGCTAACTGGCGACGTTGTACAACATTCAAAGTTAACATGAGTCTTACTCAAAATATCTGATTTTACTCGATGAGGCGTACTAAAACCAGCAATGCATGGATGCATGAACATGTTAACGATATCTATGTAAAGTTAGCCAATAAAGAAGGTTTTCGCTCACGTGCTGCTTACAAATTACTTGAAATTGATGAGCGCGATCATTTGTTTAAAGAAGGAATGGTGATTATTGATCTCGGTGCGGCACCGGGGAGCTGGTCCCAGGTTGCTTTGCATAAGGTGGGATGCAAAGGTAAAGTGATTGCTCTGGATATGCTGGAAATGCAGCCATTACCGGGTGTGACTTTTGTACAGGATAATTTTCAAGAAGAAAGTGCTATCATTGAGTTGGATCAGATACTGGCAGGAAGTAAGCCGGATCTTGTTCTTTCGGATATGGCGCCCAATATAAGTGGTATCGGTGTATGTGATCAGGCGCGCAGTATGTATCTGGCGGAGTTGGCTTTGGATTTTGCGATGAGAAAACTGAACTACGGTGGAAGTTTTTTGGTCAAAATTTTTCAAGGCAGTGATTTCGATCAATTTTTACGGGAAATGCGCGATGGATTTAATAAGGTTATGATACGGAAACCGAAGGCTTCTCGTGATCGCAGTTCTGAAGTTTATTTGTTAGGACTTGAAAAGAAACGTTAATTTAAGCAGAATTAAAAAACAAATTGTCTGAATAAATAAATATTGATAACACGAACTTAATTTATATAATTATTAATCTATATTTGATGTTGCCATTCGGTTTTAATTAAAACCGAAAGTTGGAAATTTGAGCCGTTTGGTGTAAAAAGACTAGATAAAATTTTAAAAGGTGCAAACCAAGGAGCTATTTTGAATAATTTGATTAAAAATATGGCCATTTGGCTTGTTATTGCACTCATTTTGATGACGGTATTTAACCAATTCAGTGTGCGACAGCAAGCGCAGGTGCCGATTGATTACTCGCAGTTTATTTCTGATTTAAATCGTGGCCGTATTGCAAAGGTAGTGATTGATGGCCGCACCTTGAGGGGAACCAATACAGATGGCGCGCGTTTTACAACTTTTGCGCCATCAGATCCATGGCTGGTTAGCGATTTGCTAAAAGCAGGTGTTGTGATAGAAGCAAAGCCTGAAGAAGAACCATCAATGTTAATGAGTATTTTCATTTCATGGTTCCCAATGTTGCTGCTGATCGCAGTATGGATTTTTTTCATGCGCCAAATGCAGGGCGGTGGTCGTAATGGCGGCGCATTCTCATTTGGTAAAAGCAAGGCCCGTATGTTGGACAAATCTCAGAATCCAGTGACATTCAATGATGTCGCCGGGTGCGAGGAAGCCAAGGAAGAAGTTGCGGAGCTTGTTGAGTTTCTGCGCGACCCTACCAAGTTTCAAAAACTGGGGGGGCGTATTCCTCGTGGTGTGTTGATGGTGGGCAGCCCGGGTACGGGTAAAACACTATTGGCGCGCGCGATTGCGGGGGAAGCGCAGGTTCCTTTCTTCAGTATTTCCGGTTCGGATTTTGTGGAAATGTTTGTCGGTGTGGGTGCATCTAGAGTCCGTGATATGTTTGAACAAGCCAAAAAGCATGCGCCATGCATCATTTTTATCGATGAAATTGATGCGGTTGGTCGACAGCGTGGTGCAGGATTGGGTGGCGGTAACGATGAACGCGAACAGACGCTCAATCAATTGCTTGTGGAAATGGACGGTTTTGAAGGTGCGCTGGGCGTTATCGTGATTGCAGCAACCAACCGGCCTGATGTGCTTGATCCTGCATTGTTGCGTCCTGGACGCTTTGACAGGCAGGTGACCGTTCCATTGCCCGATATACGTGGACGTGAGCAGATTCTCAATGTGCATATGCGCAAAGTCCCGCTGGCTCCTGATGTGAAAGCTGACGTTCTGGCACGTGGAACACCGGGTATGTCAGGTGCTGATCTGGCCAATTTGGTTAACGAAGCGGCTTTATTTGCAGCACGTAAAAACAAACGCCTGGTGGATATGGAAGACTTCGAGAACGCCAAAGACAAGATATTTATGGGTGCCGAAAGGAGATCCGTAGTCATGCCTGAGCATGAGCGCAAGAACACGGCCTACCATGAATCGGGGCATGCGGTTGTAGCATATCTTTTGCCTAAAACGGATCCGGTGCATAAAGTAACGATTATCCCAAGAGGGCGTGCATTGGGTGTCACAATGCAACTGCCAACCGAAGATCGTTTCAGCATGGAAAAAGAGGAAATCTTGCAAAGACTGTCGGTTATGTTTGGCGGGCGTATTGCTGAAGAAGTATTTATGCATCAAATGACAACAGGCGCTTCAAATGACTTTGAGCGTGCAACTGAACTGGCGCGTCAGATGGTTACTCAATGGGGTATGACTGATTCGCTTGGCCCTATGGTGTACGGTGAGAATGAAGGGGAAGTTTTTCTCGGTCGATCTGTTACTACCCATAAGAACATGAGTGAAGCAACCATGCAAAAGGTCGACGCTGAGATTCGTCGGATTGTGGACGAACAGTATGCGCTTGCACGAAAATTGATTGAGGAAAACAAGGATAAGATTGAAGCCATGACACAGGCCTTACTGGAATGGGAAACCATTGACAGCAATCAGATCAAAGATATTATGGAAGGACGTCCTCCGCGTGCGCCTAAACCGCCTCAGTCTATGGAAGGGCCAGCTGCAGAAGAAGCAGCTTCCACAGAAGAAGATACAGGTGAAGCAGATACGCCACCACAAGGCGTTGCCAAGGAGAGTGCTGAATAGTGCGTTTTAATTAATTCTCGACGGGGTTATTTGGGCGGGGTACGATTAATAGATCGTATCCCGTTTTCATTTGTTTTCGATATCCTAATAATGGCATTGAGCGTTTCCCATCCTATTCATACTTCCAAAAAGCCACTTGTTATGGGGGTTGTCAATGTAACACCGGATTCATTCTCGGATGGGGGTCTGTATTTTTCAATAGACGATGCCATTGACCATGCCAGAAAGCTGATTGAGGAAGGTGCGGATATCCTCGATATTGGTGGCGAGTCAACCCGTCCGGGCAGTTCTGCTGTCAGCGTTGATGAGGAATTGAAACGTGTTATGCCAATTCTTGAAGCATTGGTGGATGAGGATGTATTGGTTTCAGTGGATACGTCCAAACCTGAAGTGATGCGACAGGCAATTGCTGTTGGTGTTGATATTATTAATGATGTCAATGCGTTACGTGAGCCCGGCGCATTAGAAGTGGTTGCGGCAGATGATCGGGTACTATTTTGCTTGATGCATATGCAAGGCAGTCCTGCTAATATGCAAATAAACCCGCAATACTCCAACATTGTTAACAATGTCTATGAGTTCTTGCAGGCGCGTATTCAGGCAACGGCTGCACTGGGTATTTCCCGGCAACGCCTGCTTATTGATCCTGGTTTTGGTTTTGGAAAAAAATTGCACCATAATCTTGCGCTTCTAAACGACTTGAAAAAATTAACGGAATTGAATGTGCCTATTTTGGTTGGGTTGTCACGAAAATCAATGTTGGGCGCAATTACGGGTAATGCAGTCGGTCAGCGTATTCATGAAAGTATTGCAGCGGCGTTAATTGCGGTCGCCAATGGCGCGAGAATTGTGCGTGTACATGATGTAAAGGCAACAAAGGATGCTTTGACTTTTTATTCTGCTGTGCAAGCTGCAAATAATCATGAGCAGTCATAACACTAAAGTATCAGCATAAATCGATATCTTTTTTTCAATCACTAATAAATATTTAAGCCATTGATTAAAAAATTATTTGGAACAGACGGTATTCGGGGGCGCGTTGGAGAAGACCCAATTACGCCAGATCGTATTCTAAATTTGGGTTATTCCGCAGGTAAGGTGCTGGCTGCCAAAGACTGGCATCTGGCCGCAGGTGAGCGTCCCGCAGTATTAATTGGTAAAGATACGCGTGTGTCGGGTTATATGCTGGAGTCAGCGCTGGAAGCGGGCCTGTCAGCCGCAGGGGTGGATGTGCTGCTGTCCGGTCCGATGCCGACATCAGCAATTGCCTATTTGATTCGTGCGCTAAGATTACAAGCCGGGATTGTTATTTCGGCATCGCATAATCTGTTTGAAGATAATGGCGTTAAATTCTTTTCTGCTGAGGGAACAAAGCTGCCGGATGAAATTGAGCAACAGATTGAGGCAGAAATCAACTCGCCGATAAAAACAATGCCTTCCGCGCAGTTGGGTAAAGTGCAACGACTTAAAGATGCCAGTGGGCGGTATATTGAATTCTGTAAAAGTACTTTTCCCTACCATCTTGATTTGAGAGGTTTAAGAATCGTGGTTGACTGTGCGAATGGTGCGACATACAACATTGCTGGCCATGTGTTTCATGAACTTGGAGCCGATGTGGTGACAATCGGCGACAAGCCTAATGGTTTAAACATCAATCTTGAGTGCGGGGCAACGCATTGTTCAACTTTACAAGAAGCGGTTAAATTGAACCGCGCTGATCTAGGTATCGCGCTCGATGGCGATGGCGATCGGGTCATGATGGTTGATGATAAAGGGGTGTTATACGATGGAGATCAGTTGATTTATGTCATTACGCAACATCGTCGCCAGGCTGGGTTGATGAGAGGCGGTGTTGTCGGCACATTGATGACAAATATGGCAATAGAAAATCGACTCAAGAATCTGAGCGTTCCGTTTCTTAGGGCAAAGGTTGGGGATCGCCATGTGATGACGCTTTTGCGCGAAAAAAATTGGTATATCGGTGGGGAAAGCTCCGGACATATTATCTGCATGGATAAACATACTACGGGTGATGGAATAATTTCAGCGTTGCAGGTCTTATATGCGCTTCGGGACAGGGAACTTACCCTGGCTGAGGCTTTGAAGGAAATTACGCTTTATCCGAATTACCTCATCAATGTTAAAGTGGCGAAACCATTTGATGTCGAGAATCAACAGGAAATCCAGGCTATGGTTAAAGCAGCAGAAGCCGATTTGAATACCCAAGGACGTGTTTTGTTGCGTGCTTCCGGAACCGAACCTGTGATACGTGTTATGGTGGAAGGAGAATCTGATCAGAAAGTGAAACACTGGGCTGAAGAGATTGCGGTTGCAGTGCAAAAAAAATGTAATCAGATTGATTGATAGAGGCGAGCTCAGGCACATAATTAAAGTTGCTTGTCACGAAATTGTAATAATACTGTCATACAATTTGATTCTTAGATAACAAGAAAAAATTATATACATTTTGCTAAAATTTTTAATTTGGAGCACATGGATGTTGAGTTTAATGCGTTTGAAAGGGCTTATCGTCATACTGGTTTCATGTTGTTTTCTGTTGAGTGTGAATGTAAGTGCGAGTCCAATAGTCAGAATTGATGGTTCTAGTACGGTATATCCGATTATTGAAGCAGTAGCAGAGGATTTTCAAATCGCCAAGCGGGGTGCCGTGCGGGTTACTGTTGGAATTTCAGGAACTGGCGGAGGTTTTAAGAAATTTTGTCGAGGTGAACTGGATGTCGTTAATGCCTCTCGGCCTATTACACAACTGGAAATGGAGGCCTGTAAGAAGGCTGGCGTGCAATATATAGAAATGCCGATTGCTATTGATGCGTTAACGGTAGTCATTAACCCAAGAAATACTTGGAGTAAAACCATGACCGTGGATGAGCTCAAGCAATTCTGGGAACCAGAGGCCCAAGGAAAGATTATGAACTGGAATCAGGTCAACTCTTCGTGGCCGGATAGAAATGTTAAACTTTTTGGCCCGGGCGCGGACTCGGGTACCTTTGAGTATTTTACTGAAGCTGTGGTCGGTAGGGCAAAATCAAGCCGGGGTGATTTTACAGCTTCTGAAGATGACAATGTCTTAGTGCAAGGCGTTGCCAGTGACATGTATGCGCTAGGCTTCTTCGGGTTTGCTTATTATATTGAGAATAAAAACAAAATTACTGCAGTTGCAGTTGATAGCGGTAACGGCGGTGTAATCCCATCTGCCGAAACTGTGGAAAATGGCAGTTATCAACCATTATCGAGACCTGTTTTTGTTTATATTAATGCCCGGTCAACCAGCAAGCCAGAGATACAGGATTTTGTGAAATTTTTTATGGAAAATGCGGCTGCACTGGTAACCGAAGTCAAATATTTTCCACTATCGTCTACCGTGTATATCCAGAATTTGGAGAACATGAAAAACAACAAATTGGGTACGGTATTTAGCGGTGAATCAGAAGTCGGGGTTAACATAGAAGAAGTAATGAAACATGAAGCGCGTTTGTAGTTTATGCGCGTGAAGAAAACGTAGTCGATTATGCGGGTTATTCATGTTGATCGTGACCCCGCTAAGAGAAGACCGCTGATTGGTTTGGTAAGTTTTTAAAACGTTACTAAATGAATTGGCGGTTTTGCTTTGCGCGTTTAAATAAAATACTGAATCGGTTGAGGTGATGGAAGTGCCAGCTTTGTTTGCAAATGGAATGTTAATTCATTATATGGAAATAAAAAGGAATCCGGCGAATTCGGTTTAATATTCTGAAATTTTTGTTATACAATTCCAAAATGAGTTATTCGAGCAGCATTGCTGAGCGTAAAACAAAAAAGTAAAAGAAGAAGTGATCATTGAAAAAATTGGAGAGAATATGAAGGAAATAAGTGGATGGGTAACAAAATTGGGCGGTGCTGTTCTAATTGCGACGTTGGCGCTGCCTGCACATGCGCAGTTAATGCTTGCTCACGAAGGACATCATGATGCCGGCGGCTGTGAAATCAAAGGTGGTGAATTTCCTATAGCGTTTAGTGGTTATGAAGTGCCTGAAGGCGACATTCCGCCGCTCCATTCTTTCTGCAAAAATATTCCAACTCCCGGTAAGGTGCAATTAACCGTAGAGCTCTCGGATTGGGATTCACGCGAGATACCACTTGCCGTACGTCTGGTGGAGGCTGGTCATGGAGGGCATGGTGGTCATGGTGGACATGCAAAAAAAACAGCGTCATCTGATAGTGCTGCGAGCAAAAAAGACGATGTAGATCACGCGGGTCATGACATGCACGATCATGAAGATCATGTCATGGAGCATGATGGTCCGGGAGGAGTTGATCCGAGTGCAGCAGAACACGGTATTAATTACATTCCATATATGAAACACCCATCGGGCATCATTGTTGTTTCTGCTGATCTGAAAAGAGGTAATTATGAGATTTTGTTAGAAAGAAAGGATGAGGCAGGTAATGTGGTCGTAGCTGGGCGAGTGCCGTTTGCTATTGGTGGCAGTGGTGGCGGTCATGGCGGACACGGAGGCGGTTTTGGCGTAATAGAAATTGGATTGGTTGCAGTCATAATCGGTGGTGCCGCATTCTTTTTCATGCGTCGTAAAAAAGCTGAGGAAGAAAGCAAATCGTAATTTTTTGATTGCAGTAAGTGGCAAGCTTGCTTTGTTCCCGCTTATGGGTGAAAGGGTACGCACAAACTTCTTGACAGTGTTAAGGTGACTGAGTAGTCTAGGGGAGCGAAGGAAGGTAGGGCAAGTGCGTTGAATTGGGGTTCGGATACTGGAAGGGAATTTGCATATTTATGCGTGGGATTGGGAGGTATGCGCGAGGTATGTTGGGTATTTGGAAGCGCAATTGTTGCACTGAAGAGAAGAAGAAAGAAGTAAAAATAAAACTGGAAATAACAGAAAGACAAAGGAGAGAGAGATGATTTCCAAGGTATGGCTAAGATTGGTCATGTTTGTAAGTGCATTTGCGCTGGCGGGTGCGGTACAGGCGATACCAAGTGTTCCTGACGTGACGTATGAAGCACTGGGTATAGACAGAGGTGCGAGTCCGAAGGAGTTGCATGAAGCATTGGTGAAGCGTTATAAGGATCCTGAGCAAGGCGCGGGCAAGGGCACGATGGGTGATTACTGGGAGCCGATTCCGTTGAGCAGATACATGGATCCTGCGACATTTTATGAGCCGCCGACCTCGATGAGAGACAAAGCGGATCGTAAAGAGTGTGTGGAATGTCACTCGGACGAATCGCCGGTATGGGTCAACGCATGGAAGAAGAGTACCCATGCGAATCTGGACAAAGTGCGTGCATTAAAGCCAAGCGATCCGACATTTTACAAGAAAGGCAAGCTTGAAGACGTAGAGAAGAATCTGCGTTCGATGGGTTACCTGAAGGAAGGCGAGCAGCTGAAGGAAGTGAGTTGTATAGATTGCCATGCTGGGATCAACGAGCAGGGCAAGATAGATCACAGCAAAGACCTGATCATGCCGACGGCGGATGTATGCGGCAAATGTCACTTGCAGGAATTTGCGGAACGCGAATCAGAGCGTGACACGCTGATCTGGCCGAACGGACAGTGGCCAGATGGACGTCCATCGCATGCGCTGGACTACAAGGCGAACGTAGAGACCACGGTATGGGCGGCGATGCCACAACGTGAAGTAGCCGAAGGCTGTACCATGTGTCACATGAACCAGAACAAATGCGACACCTGTCATACCCGTCATGAATTCTCAGCGGCGGAATCTCGTAAGCCGGAAGCCTGCGCGACCTGTCACAGTGGTGTAGACCACAACAACTGGGAAGCGTATTCCATGTCCAAGCACGGCAAGATGGTAGCGATGCTGGGCAATAGCTGGAACTGGGAAGTTCAACTCTCGGATGCATACAGCAAAGGTGGCCAGACAGCACCGACCTGTGCGGGCTGTCACATGGAATTTGAAGGCGAATACGCGCACAACATGGTGAGAAAGATTCGCTGGGCGAACTATCCATTTGTACCTGGGATAGCAGAGAACATCAACAGCGAATGGTCAGAAGAGAGACTGGATGCATGGGTAGTAACCTGTACTCAGTGTCACTCAGAGCGTTTTGCACGTTCGTATCTGGATCTGATGGACAAAGGCACCTTGCAAGGTCTGGCGAAATACCAGGATGCACATGCAGTAGTCGAGAAGCTGTACAACGAAGGTTTGCTGGCAGGACAGAAGACCAACCGTCCGAATCCACCGGCACCGGAGAAACCGGGATTCATGATCTTCACGCAATTATTCTGGTCGCAAGACAACAACCCGGCCTCGATGGAGTTGAAAGTGCTCGAGATGGGTGAAAACGACCTGGCTAAAATGCACGTTGGTCTTGCACACGTCAATCCAGGCGGTTGGACCTACACCGAAGGCTGGGGACCGATGAACCGGGCGTACGTTGAAGTACAAGACGAAAACTTCCGGATTCGGGAAATGGTCGCGTTAAAAGAACGTGTTGCCAAACTCGAAGGCAAACGCACCAGCTTACTGGATCTGGACGGTACAGCAGAGAAAATCTCGTTGGGCGGTTTAGGTGGCGGCATGCTGCTGGCAGGCACATTAGCCTTGGCAGGATGGCGTAAACGTAAGCAAAGCGAAGCTTGATACCCGCAGAGACGACCGGCCGCGACACGCAAGTGAAGCGGTCGGGGGATAAACTACTCCCGTCATTAGGCATACTCCTGGTGACGGGAGGTTTGGTTTTTCTGGGGTGGTTTGCGTACTTATGGTTTGAACCGGTAGCGGCACCGTATCAGTACCAGAAGCAATCCTCAGGGAATCCGCAGCAGTATCCCGAATTGGAACTGGATGCGTGGCCTGAACTTGAAATCAGCCGGTATGACGTCATCGTTCCGGATGTTGAAAAGCCCATAGCGCAGGCAACAGTAGCGCAACGGGACGGCGCAGCGCCGGTGCTGGTCAAATGGGAGAACCACAGCAAAGAAACCCTGCACGCATTAGACTGGAAATCATCCGAACTGAGTGCGCTGGCCAAAGCCATTGGCCAATACGCAGAAAAAGATGCGCTCATCTTAGCCTGGTGGGACATCTCGCAACAGATCAACCTGTTGAGCGGACACGAAACCCTGTTCACCAGCCACCTGAACGAACCTTTAATCATACCGCAGCACTGGTATGAATATATGGACGCCATAGATGCGTATGAACAGGCGTTCTGGCAAAGCAAACCCAGCCAAAGCGAACTGGAGCAATTCGAGCGATTTAGCCGGGCGCTGACAGCCAAAGCGGAAGAAGGCGTAGCCCAACTTCGCAGCCTCGTTGGAACGGACCGGGAAGCCTACATCATCGTTCATGTTACAGACCTGTATAAACTGGGTCTCATGTACCCGGATAAAATTGGCGTTGCCTACCAGAACTTTCCAATGACGGGCAACATCCATGGCATGATCAACCACATGAAAGTACA
It includes:
- the yhbY gene encoding ribosome assembly RNA-binding protein YhbY, whose amino-acid sequence is MLTLNVVQRRQLAAQGHALNPVVIIGKAGLTDSVLEELDRGLLSHELIKVKVHLDDRNERKLVLEKICKALNAAPIQHIGKTFVIYRPAPEENKQKKTVKKQKREPRRTKRSYQD
- a CDS encoding RlmE family RNA methyltransferase; translated protein: MRRTKTSNAWMHEHVNDIYVKLANKEGFRSRAAYKLLEIDERDHLFKEGMVIIDLGAAPGSWSQVALHKVGCKGKVIALDMLEMQPLPGVTFVQDNFQEESAIIELDQILAGSKPDLVLSDMAPNISGIGVCDQARSMYLAELALDFAMRKLNYGGSFLVKIFQGSDFDQFLREMRDGFNKVMIRKPKASRDRSSEVYLLGLEKKR
- the ftsH gene encoding ATP-dependent zinc metalloprotease FtsH, producing MAIWLVIALILMTVFNQFSVRQQAQVPIDYSQFISDLNRGRIAKVVIDGRTLRGTNTDGARFTTFAPSDPWLVSDLLKAGVVIEAKPEEEPSMLMSIFISWFPMLLLIAVWIFFMRQMQGGGRNGGAFSFGKSKARMLDKSQNPVTFNDVAGCEEAKEEVAELVEFLRDPTKFQKLGGRIPRGVLMVGSPGTGKTLLARAIAGEAQVPFFSISGSDFVEMFVGVGASRVRDMFEQAKKHAPCIIFIDEIDAVGRQRGAGLGGGNDEREQTLNQLLVEMDGFEGALGVIVIAATNRPDVLDPALLRPGRFDRQVTVPLPDIRGREQILNVHMRKVPLAPDVKADVLARGTPGMSGADLANLVNEAALFAARKNKRLVDMEDFENAKDKIFMGAERRSVVMPEHERKNTAYHESGHAVVAYLLPKTDPVHKVTIIPRGRALGVTMQLPTEDRFSMEKEEILQRLSVMFGGRIAEEVFMHQMTTGASNDFERATELARQMVTQWGMTDSLGPMVYGENEGEVFLGRSVTTHKNMSEATMQKVDAEIRRIVDEQYALARKLIEENKDKIEAMTQALLEWETIDSNQIKDIMEGRPPRAPKPPQSMEGPAAEEAASTEEDTGEADTPPQGVAKESAE
- the folP gene encoding dihydropteroate synthase, encoding MGVVNVTPDSFSDGGLYFSIDDAIDHARKLIEEGADILDIGGESTRPGSSAVSVDEELKRVMPILEALVDEDVLVSVDTSKPEVMRQAIAVGVDIINDVNALREPGALEVVAADDRVLFCLMHMQGSPANMQINPQYSNIVNNVYEFLQARIQATAALGISRQRLLIDPGFGFGKKLHHNLALLNDLKKLTELNVPILVGLSRKSMLGAITGNAVGQRIHESIAAALIAVANGARIVRVHDVKATKDALTFYSAVQAANNHEQS
- the glmM gene encoding phosphoglucosamine mutase — protein: MIKKLFGTDGIRGRVGEDPITPDRILNLGYSAGKVLAAKDWHLAAGERPAVLIGKDTRVSGYMLESALEAGLSAAGVDVLLSGPMPTSAIAYLIRALRLQAGIVISASHNLFEDNGVKFFSAEGTKLPDEIEQQIEAEINSPIKTMPSAQLGKVQRLKDASGRYIEFCKSTFPYHLDLRGLRIVVDCANGATYNIAGHVFHELGADVVTIGDKPNGLNINLECGATHCSTLQEAVKLNRADLGIALDGDGDRVMMVDDKGVLYDGDQLIYVITQHRRQAGLMRGGVVGTLMTNMAIENRLKNLSVPFLRAKVGDRHVMTLLREKNWYIGGESSGHIICMDKHTTGDGIISALQVLYALRDRELTLAEALKEITLYPNYLINVKVAKPFDVENQQEIQAMVKAAEADLNTQGRVLLRASGTEPVIRVMVEGESDQKVKHWAEEIAVAVQKKCNQID
- a CDS encoding PstS family phosphate ABC transporter substrate-binding protein; amino-acid sequence: MLSLMRLKGLIVILVSCCFLLSVNVSASPIVRIDGSSTVYPIIEAVAEDFQIAKRGAVRVTVGISGTGGGFKKFCRGELDVVNASRPITQLEMEACKKAGVQYIEMPIAIDALTVVINPRNTWSKTMTVDELKQFWEPEAQGKIMNWNQVNSSWPDRNVKLFGPGADSGTFEYFTEAVVGRAKSSRGDFTASEDDNVLVQGVASDMYALGFFGFAYYIENKNKITAVAVDSGNGGVIPSAETVENGSYQPLSRPVFVYINARSTSKPEIQDFVKFFMENAAALVTEVKYFPLSSTVYIQNLENMKNNKLGTVFSGESEVGVNIEEVMKHEARL
- a CDS encoding hydroxylamine reductase; translation: MISKVWLRLVMFVSAFALAGAVQAIPSVPDVTYEALGIDRGASPKELHEALVKRYKDPEQGAGKGTMGDYWEPIPLSRYMDPATFYEPPTSMRDKADRKECVECHSDESPVWVNAWKKSTHANLDKVRALKPSDPTFYKKGKLEDVEKNLRSMGYLKEGEQLKEVSCIDCHAGINEQGKIDHSKDLIMPTADVCGKCHLQEFAERESERDTLIWPNGQWPDGRPSHALDYKANVETTVWAAMPQREVAEGCTMCHMNQNKCDTCHTRHEFSAAESRKPEACATCHSGVDHNNWEAYSMSKHGKMVAMLGNSWNWEVQLSDAYSKGGQTAPTCAGCHMEFEGEYAHNMVRKIRWANYPFVPGIAENINSEWSEERLDAWVVTCTQCHSERFARSYLDLMDKGTLQGLAKYQDAHAVVEKLYNEGLLAGQKTNRPNPPAPEKPGFMIFTQLFWSQDNNPASMELKVLEMGENDLAKMHVGLAHVNPGGWTYTEGWGPMNRAYVEVQDENFRIREMVALKERVAKLEGKRTSLLDLDGTAEKISLGGLGGGMLLAGTLALAGWRKRKQSEA
- the haoB gene encoding hydroxylamine oxidation protein HaoB codes for the protein MIPAETTGRDTQVKRSGDKLLPSLGILLVTGGLVFLGWFAYLWFEPVAAPYQYQKQSSGNPQQYPELELDAWPELEISRYDVIVPDVEKPIAQATVAQRDGAAPVLVKWENHSKETLHALDWKSSELSALAKAIGQYAEKDALILAWWDISQQINLLSGHETLFTSHLNEPLIIPQHWYEYMDAIDAYEQAFWQSKPSQSELEQFERFSRALTAKAEEGVAQLRSLVGTDREAYIIVHVTDLYKLGLMYPDKIGVAYQNFPMTGNIHGMINHMKVQLKENDFDTYTLQSITDTQIRVYFLSDAQSSETLLARMLPFTDKDAPMELEALQLVYQQGGYWVYKIPGNESDGLIQ